The genomic DNA AAGGAAGAATGATGCTACATGTGAGCTTCTGAAAACAAGTTTGTTATTGAAAGAGGTTGATAGAATATCGTGCTCAGAATTCTACAAGAAGCGGGTTAAACTTACTTGTTTCGTAAACAAAGGGTTGCTCACGTTGCACTTGAATTTGAGTAATAATCTTTTTATTAGTATCAGTTATCAACAAGACCACGTCTCTTAAATCTTGTGTTGGGGAACCGCTGCATATCTTAAACAAGAAGAACATGATGATAATGAACATGACAATGGTTgcatgaataaattttaaaatgtgtgtGGAAACACTACGTTTTAAGTTTGATTCACCACTATCAGTTTATAACAATCAAATGCAAATGAGTATATTGACTAATTCTCTTTAGCATACTTTGAAATCATTGACATGAATTGCAAACTCATATCAAATGTATCCATCAATGATCGATCGTTCACGAGATAAAGTTCCGCCAATTTCTTTCGTGCGTGCacgagaaaagaaaaaaaagaatgaatgatttataataattttgacttaagaaatgaaaaatccGTGGTCccaaatgtctttttttttgtagtgttaCGATGTAACGAAAgtgtctttattttattataggaATAAAGTGTTAGATAAttagtttatttaaataatatttacctTATGTCATTTTACTCTTTTAGCCTTGAGGGTTGTATTTAAACTTGACCATGTGCCTCATTTCTAATCAATCAATCATTTCAACAATTATCTTCTTTTCTCCAAAACCTAAAAATCTCATTCAACACTATTTCACATTATATCTCTTTTGTACCAAATTCTATTCTAAATCAATACAATTTCTACACCGAGACTTGGATTTTATGGGTTCACCCCTAGAATCCATTTTTACCGTCTCATATTTATAAAGAAACTTATATtatttgatgaatgaaaataaCTCTTCATAATTCAGATAATTCCAAAACGTTATCTATTGTTAACGTTCATAAACTTTCATATGTGATATTTTTGCTCGGTGGTTGGTGCTCACAACGGTTAAtgaaacaaaagttttttttttttttattattacaaaggctaaaaaacaaaagtattcACACCACtgtaaaaaatcaaaactattcAAAACAACAAATTGCATACAACATATAATTACATCCCAAACCTACAACCattatctttttgttttctgtgTAAAAAAATCCAATATCTTTTTAACAATTTAGGACACCTCACTTTAACCATTCATACCATCCCACAAACTACTGCTATAAAGATCTCTATCAATTCTATGTATAAAAAGCCAACAAAAAAACCATGACATCCTAACCCTGCCTccttacacacaaaaaaaaaaactgagaaaATGTGAGCTGGAATGAAAAATTGTGAAGAATGAGTAGATATTTATAGACAAAATGCAAGCATGAACTGTAACGACAGTTAATGTAAATCTGAACATGTGGTCAACCatgaaatacaataaaaaaaacacataaaaaacgCAGCCAACCTAGCATTTAAGGCACCGTCCATATTCTGAACTATTTCacattatataatctgaaacctACCCAGCAGTGGCTCAGATAATAtagtttgaaataattttagaCTATGTAAAAACTTGTGCTTTGGAGGGTTTAGaacatttcagattatataattcaaaccaGGTACATACAAGATTTTTCTTTGGTTCACGATGCACATAAACTTCTATAAATTATTGTGTTTAGTTCATTTGTAAACCAGACCACAAAGCCAAGAACGTGTATCTAGTAAATATAAACATCAAGCTATAACTACAATTTACTACAATAGGGACAGACCTAATCTATTTAGGGTTCATGTTGGTGTCACAATGGCTGGATAATTGGACTAAATAAATGTCGTCATAGAGGCACGAGAAAGACAGACAATGTTGAGTATTGTCGTTTGTCAATCAACATGGATGTAAATATCCAATTCACCTGCatgattcaaattatataatcctaaCCAATTTGGGAAtgatttcatattatataattcagAACCATTCTAGAATATGGATTGTGGCATCACATGCAATGTTTGAACAGTTTGTGAAGTgtttaatgcaatttttttcaattgagtGATTTTTAATGTTTCCTTTGACTATAAATAACTTTTCATTCTTCTCCATTTTCATTGCGAATCCCATTTTTGTTCCTTCTTCTATTTTCTTGCTTACTTATCCTTTGGGAGTAGGTTATGATATCACGGTCATTGTTGACCATTCATACCATCCTTAAAACTGTTGTGCGTTTTTTGTAAGGATGATATGATGGTCAGGAAAGATCTTCGTATCATTTATAATACATTTTTTGAGTTTTGGATGTAAGTTCTTTCATAAACTTTGCATAAGCAGACATCTTCTCAAGAGCTTCGACTAAGAAGATGTTGATTTGCAAGTTACCGAgtaatttcataaatttttgaaatctaaacaaatattttaatttttaggattAGAAACAAAACTAATAACTAGaccaaaaagaaacaaaacaaataaaaaaaaatgatactactaaaaaataaaaacaactaactacaaataaaaatctattcttctttaaaaatcaattattttatttatttttgaaatatactatacaaaaataaaacaaataagttAAGCAAATGtctctgacaaaaaaaaaaaaaaaaaaaaaaggtaacttGTAAAGATCAAACATGGATTCGAAAATTTGCTGAGTTGTTGAGGCACGTTATCGCACTCTTTCTtacattgttttcttcttcaggTCCCTTTCTCTTCCTCTATAACTATTCTTCAAtgcaattttttgtttaatccTTTTTAAACATGATTTCAGTCATCGACATGTGCTTGTTATGTTTAATCTAAACCAAtactatattttgttttttagtcgTTTTCTGATAATTTATTGTAACtcgtaaattttaatttttttagaatagaaGGGacgtaatttttattttatttttgacaaacgAAGGGGCATAAccttgttatttgatttagaattaCCATGCAGAGAAAGGCATGAAACATGGAATAATTCTTTTCCTGGCAGCTAGAAAGTTCGGAGGTTTCAGTTTGATGGAGCGTCCAAGAGTTAAGAACATGAGAAAATCATCTATAGAGTATCCTCGGTGTCTGAAATTATGAAACCCCAAATTTGGGAAAAATTTCCTGAAGATCTATTTGAGAAATTTGGGAAATTATGATCCCGCAATTATTTCCTTCTTTTTCCAAACTTGTTGCTGCTATAGGCACAACACTTTACATATGAGACACGTCAATTGGTGTTTGGACACAACACTTATTTCCAGCACCATTGAATACTTCTTACATAACATTGGTCGAGTCCGATGGACAGATCATGTTTGTGGGACTGCTAACAAAGAATGATGCTACATATGTATGCATATGGGAGCTTTCAAAAACGAGTTTGTTATTGAAGGTGGTTGATAGAATGAAATGCTTAGAATTTCACAAAAAGCTGACTTGTTTCGGAAACAAAGGGTGGCTCATATTGTTGCACTTGCAATCACATAATATGTATCATATGTTTACTTACAACATAGCAACTAGGGAATGGCTGAAGGTTTTTGTGCCATTTCAACCATGTTTGACTGCAATGTCTTGATCTagtttatactccctccggtctcgaatgtaagaaacaaaataaaaaaattgttggtctCAAATGTAAGCAAAAGTATACAAAAGTCATTCTATTAAATGTTACTATTCCAATTTTAACTTCATTTACTTTATCCAATTTGTTTCACATTCCCATGTTTAACGCATTCCAAAGATTTTTCATTGGTGGAATTCAAAAGTCATGTTTCCAAGACAAGGGCATAACaagaaaaatggtattttttacaatgactcaatccactttcttaatatatgtgatttttttttgtttcttacattCAAGACCGGAGGGAATATGTTACAAGCAATGGTTTGGTAATATTTACCTCAAATTATCTGGTACTTTACAACTTGCTAGTTGTTGGGACTAATGCATTATATAATGATAATATTCTTTTTTGAGTTTCCGTTTTGGATGTCTCACCCTTAACCACTCACATTAAACCTTATTTATGAGTCAATTATGATTCTATTAGGTCTGTTAGAGTTAGTTATTCTATCAGTTAGTACGTTGCTTTTTTCATTGGAATTTGATCTTTCTTATGCTTGTcccttttttgtttctttttgccAAAGTAATtgtattcaaataaaaaaaaaaaattctcaaaaaaaaaaatcaaatgttttttttatcatctaaCAGTTATGATTGATTGTTAGTGTAAAAagtatttacattttttttttagcaaaggcaaagttaattcatttcattaaaaattaacgGATACAAAGTAGGTGTTACATGATGAAAGATATGGGGGCTAGGGTGAGATAGTGATGCTCTAGCAATACTATGAGCAATTCTATTTGCTTGCCTCCTAACATACGACACTACAAAGTCGGGTCTATTAAGAAGTAACCTTCTACATTGAGTTACAAGATCACCGAACTCGTTGATGGGAATAGTGGTGGTGGCAATAGCATCAGATAAGATTTTTGAATCGGTCTCAAACATGATGTCACACATTCCATGTGAGATAGCCACTTTGATAGCATCTAGAAGGCCTAAAGACTCGGCCTCTAAAACAGTGGCTGATGAGTAGTAGAAGTCTGATTTGCCAAGTAATAATACACCCATAGAGTCACGGAAACACATACCATACCCCATAACAGAGTTATTGTCGAAAGCAGATGCATCTACATTACATTTGATCATGCCAACAGGTGGTTTGGTCCAAGCGTGCTCTGAATTTGTGTTCTGGATTGGTGCCTTTGCTCGTTGCATACAACTCCATTCATTTAGTGTGTCCTTTGCGCGAGTGACTATATATGAGGGAGAGGTATTTGTAGACTCCCATAGCTTGGCATTACGACTTTTCCACATGCTCCAAAGGGTCATTGCAACAAGAGCTCTTGCAAAAAGTATTTACATTGACACTATATGaattgaatttattatgaaattctctttatttattttttacgaaTAATAACGAGATGTATTCATAATTTAATGGAGTAGCATGATACAAGATGCTCTTGCAAGAGAATGATCCACTCAATTAGCTTGTCTCCTAGTGTAAATCTAAGGTGCTTTATTTTTCgttatctctttttaaaacattttcgGTGCAGAGTGTTACAACATATCATTCCTCTAACACTACACCCTTGTGGTACGCTCATATCCCTACGATCGCCACTGAAACCTCTCATTCACGTAACAAATTGCATAAACAGTAATGCTATATCCCACGAAGGGGGATTTCTACGAAAACCACGACATAGCAGTGCACcgtatcaattttttattattcttcttaacaaaaaaaatatagtgtttGGCGGAAAACATGGGTGGATGTTGGTGTTATTCTTTGTTTTCATTGATCAACTTTTTGTGGTAACATGCA from Medicago truncatula cultivar Jemalong A17 chromosome 8, MtrunA17r5.0-ANR, whole genome shotgun sequence includes the following:
- the LOC112417427 gene encoding uncharacterized protein; the encoded protein is MTLWSMWKSRNAKLWESTNTSPSYIVTRAKDTLNEWSCMQRAKAPIQNTNSEHAWTKPPVGMIKCNVDASAFDNNSVMGYGMCFRDSMGVLLLGKSDFYYSSATVLEAESLGLLDAIKVAISHGMCDIMFETDSKILSDAIATTTIPINEFGDLVTQCRRLLLNRPDFVVSYVRRQANRIAHSIARASLSHPSPHIFHHVTPTLYPLIFNEMN